The following proteins come from a genomic window of Nocardioides albertanoniae:
- a CDS encoding RNA polymerase sigma factor, which produces MSSPTDDAILAVWRNESVRLLAGLARMTHDLDLAEDLAQDALVAALEQWPREGIPRNPGAWLMSIAKRRAIDGFRRDEVLRRKVALLGHELEEGEMPDLAAAVDHIEDDVLRLMFLSCHPALAPDSRTVLTLRLVGGLTTAEIARAYFAKESAVGQRISRAKRTLAEAGASFELPVGAERASRMREVMQTIYLVFNEGYTATAGPSWTRPELCLEGMRLARMLAALAPGDPEAQALQGLLEIQGSRLVARADASGKPVLLEDQDRTRWDQLLLRRGLAAVERATALATSGIPGGSYLVQAMIAACHGRARRAEETDWAEIARLYDLLASGAPGAVIEVNRAVAHGRAFGPEAGLAILAALPDGALAGSHLPSGVRGDLLHRAGRHLEAAAAFAEAASLTTNADERSLLESRATACRNHAVPSDASVSTTSGSGD; this is translated from the coding sequence ATGAGCTCACCCACCGACGACGCGATCCTCGCGGTCTGGCGCAACGAGTCCGTACGCCTCCTCGCCGGCCTGGCGCGGATGACGCACGACCTCGACCTGGCCGAGGACCTCGCTCAGGATGCTCTCGTCGCGGCCCTGGAACAGTGGCCGCGCGAGGGCATCCCCCGCAACCCCGGCGCGTGGCTGATGTCGATCGCGAAGCGGCGCGCGATCGACGGCTTCCGCCGCGACGAGGTGCTGCGCCGCAAGGTCGCCCTGCTGGGCCACGAACTGGAGGAGGGTGAGATGCCTGACCTGGCTGCCGCGGTCGACCACATCGAGGACGATGTGCTGCGACTGATGTTCCTCTCCTGCCACCCGGCGCTCGCGCCCGACTCCCGCACGGTGCTCACGCTGCGGCTGGTGGGCGGGCTGACGACCGCCGAGATCGCCCGGGCCTACTTCGCCAAGGAGTCGGCCGTCGGCCAGCGGATCTCGCGGGCCAAGCGCACCCTGGCCGAGGCCGGGGCGTCGTTCGAGCTGCCGGTGGGCGCGGAGCGGGCCTCACGCATGCGCGAGGTGATGCAGACGATCTATCTCGTCTTCAACGAGGGCTACACGGCCACCGCGGGGCCCTCGTGGACCCGGCCCGAGCTGTGCCTGGAGGGCATGCGGCTGGCCAGGATGCTGGCCGCGCTCGCTCCCGGCGACCCCGAGGCGCAGGCGCTGCAGGGGCTGCTGGAGATCCAGGGGTCACGGCTGGTGGCCCGGGCCGACGCTTCGGGGAAGCCGGTGCTGCTCGAGGATCAGGACCGCACCCGCTGGGACCAGCTCCTGCTGCGCCGCGGCCTCGCCGCGGTCGAGCGGGCGACGGCGCTGGCCACCTCCGGCATCCCCGGCGGGAGCTATCTGGTGCAGGCGATGATCGCCGCCTGCCACGGCCGCGCCCGGCGCGCGGAGGAGACCGACTGGGCCGAGATCGCCCGGCTCTACGACCTCCTCGCCTCCGGTGCTCCCGGTGCCGTCATCGAGGTCAACCGGGCGGTCGCCCACGGGCGCGCGTTCGGGCCCGAGGCGGGTCTCGCGATCCTGGCGGCACTCCCCGACGGGGCTCTTGCGGGCTCACACCTGCCCAGCGGCGTACGCGGGGATCTGCTGCATCGCGCCGGGCGGCATCTCGAAGCCGCGGCGGCGTTCGCCGAGGCGGCCTCGCTGACCACCAACGCCGACGAGCGATCGTTGCTCGAAAGTCGTGCGACCGCGTGTCGAAACCACGCGGTCCCGTCCGACGCGTCAGTATCGACCACCTCTGGATCAGGAGACTGA
- the kynB gene encoding arylformamidase: MAQLWDISPPVHASSPVFPGDHATEVGWTFRIGPGCPVNVAEISVSAHVGAHADAPLHFTDDGTPAGEMALEPFLGRCRVIDVAGVRPLVTVDDVDVTDLPPRVLFRTYEVQPATWDDDFCALDPALIDLLAAHGVRLVGTDAASLDPSSSKDLPAHFATHRHDVRILENLLLDDVPAGDYELIALPLKLTTADAAPVRAVLRALPTQEGAA, translated from the coding sequence ATGGCGCAGCTGTGGGACATCTCACCACCCGTTCACGCATCCTCGCCGGTCTTCCCCGGCGATCACGCCACCGAGGTGGGGTGGACCTTCCGGATCGGACCCGGCTGCCCGGTCAACGTCGCCGAGATCTCGGTGTCGGCGCACGTCGGCGCGCACGCGGACGCTCCGCTCCACTTCACCGACGACGGCACGCCCGCCGGCGAGATGGCGCTGGAGCCGTTCCTCGGGCGGTGCCGGGTCATCGACGTCGCGGGGGTGCGTCCGCTGGTCACCGTCGACGACGTCGACGTCACCGACCTGCCGCCGCGCGTGCTGTTCCGGACGTACGAGGTCCAGCCGGCGACCTGGGACGACGACTTCTGCGCGCTCGACCCGGCGCTGATCGACCTCCTGGCCGCCCACGGCGTACGCCTGGTCGGCACCGACGCGGCCAGCCTCGACCCGTCCTCCTCCAAGGACCTGCCGGCCCACTTCGCGACCCATCGTCACGACGTACGCATCCTGGAGAACCTGCTGCTCGACGACGTCCCCGCGGGCGACTACGAGCTGATCGCGCTCCCCCTCAAGCTCACCACCGCCGACGCCGCGCCCGTGCGCGCCGTGCTCCGGGCGCTCCCCACCCAGGAAGGTGCCGCATGA
- a CDS encoding alpha/beta fold hydrolase, giving the protein MTTTTTSADGSTIAYDVTGTGPALVLVDGALCYREMGPSKDLAAALSDRFTVYRYDRRGRGESTIATDATPGTTEAVEQEVADLGAVIKAAGGHAYLLGQSSGAALALEAARAGLPIDAVVAYEAPFILDDTQSPNDADLGDRVARLVKRGKRAAAVDLFMRTVGVPWLMVKVMRLTPVFRKLSAVAHTLPYDVSIVLPFQQGMALPKGYYEGVKVRVLSVAGSKSPTYMTNAQQAISQAIPDGRYVVLDGQNHMVKASALAPVSAEFFTA; this is encoded by the coding sequence ATGACCACGACCACCACCTCTGCCGACGGCTCCACCATCGCCTACGACGTCACCGGGACCGGTCCGGCGCTCGTGCTCGTCGACGGCGCCCTGTGCTACCGCGAGATGGGCCCCTCGAAGGACCTCGCGGCGGCGCTGTCCGACCGATTCACCGTCTACCGCTACGACCGTCGCGGCCGCGGCGAGAGCACCATCGCCACCGACGCCACACCGGGCACCACCGAGGCGGTCGAGCAGGAGGTCGCCGACCTCGGCGCGGTCATCAAGGCCGCCGGCGGCCATGCGTATCTGCTCGGCCAGAGCTCCGGCGCCGCCCTGGCGCTGGAGGCTGCTCGCGCCGGGCTGCCGATCGATGCGGTCGTGGCCTACGAGGCGCCGTTCATCCTCGACGACACCCAATCCCCCAACGACGCCGATCTCGGCGACCGGGTCGCCCGGCTGGTGAAACGCGGCAAACGGGCCGCGGCCGTCGACCTGTTCATGCGCACCGTCGGGGTGCCGTGGCTGATGGTCAAGGTGATGCGGCTGACGCCGGTGTTCCGGAAGCTGTCGGCGGTGGCGCACACGCTGCCCTACGATGTCTCGATCGTGCTGCCCTTCCAGCAGGGGATGGCGCTGCCGAAGGGCTACTACGAGGGCGTGAAGGTGCGCGTGTTGTCCGTGGCCGGGAGCAAGAGCCCGACGTATATGACCAACGCCCAGCAGGCGATCTCCCAGGCCATCCCGGACGGGCGCTACGTGGTGCTCGACGGGCAGAACCACATGGTCAAGGCGTCGGCGCTGGCCCCGGTCTCAGCAGAGTTCTTCACCGCCTGA
- a CDS encoding YciI family protein has translation MRYMMFVKMDPNAGPPPAALMEAVETEIQQQYADGILLDADGLGPAVEIRLNAGEVTHVDGPFAEAKEVAGGFSLFEVRSEEEALELGRRMVQLHVDLWPGQDVTVEMRPLFGPPAPAE, from the coding sequence ATGCGCTACATGATGTTCGTGAAGATGGACCCGAACGCTGGGCCGCCGCCGGCAGCACTGATGGAGGCGGTCGAGACCGAGATCCAGCAGCAGTACGCCGACGGCATCCTGCTCGACGCCGACGGGCTCGGCCCCGCGGTGGAGATCCGGCTGAACGCCGGCGAGGTGACCCACGTCGACGGGCCGTTCGCCGAGGCCAAGGAGGTGGCCGGCGGGTTCTCGCTCTTCGAGGTGCGCTCGGAGGAGGAGGCCCTCGAGCTCGGCCGCCGGATGGTCCAGCTCCACGTCGACCTGTGGCCCGGGCAGGACGTCACCGTCGAGATGCGGCCGTTGTTCGGTCCGCCGGCCCCGGCTGAATGA